GCAGGAACTCGACCGCTACGACGCGCCCAGCGACCGCGACCCGCCCGTGGGTAGCTTCAGCCACAGCGGCGAGCGCCTCGAAATCGGCCTCCTCCAGCGCTTCTAGGCTGGGGTCGCGCGCCACGCCTGGCGATCCCCGGCCGCACCTGTTACACTTGAAGCCTACCCTGCCCGACAGACCCCCGGGTATCGGGCGCTGCTCGCCGTTCGCGCCGCCAGCCAAGGAGTCCCCATGCGCAAGCGCCTCCTCGCCTGTCTCGCCCTGCTCTGCCTCACCGCGTCCCTCGCCAGCGCCGCCGGCACCGGCAGGCAGCTCGTCCGCATCGCCGGCGCCGGAGAGACGGGGCCAGCCCTGGTCGACCGCGAGGTCTTCCTCGTCGCCGAGCTGCCGGCCGCCGACGGCTATCTCGCCTTCGTCGACGCGGCCGAACTGGCCCAGCTCCGCGCCTGGGGCCGCGCGGTCGAGGTTCTCGACCCCAGCGACGACGGCTCGCGCGAGTACCTGATCGCCTACCGGCACGCGCCGGGCGCGGCGCACACCGCGCATCCGGACCCCGCCGGCGCCCGCGTGCTGCTCGACGCTGCGCAGTACCGGCTGCTCAGCGTGCCCGCCGGCGACCTCGCGCTCACGCCGAGCTGCCTGCCGGACATCCAGCGCGTCTTCCGCCGTCCGCTGCGCTTCGCGCGCAGCCCGTGGACCGAGGCCGCGCCGCTGCGCGACGTGGACCCGGTGATCACCGCCATGGTGGCGGGCGTCGTCCAGAGCGAGCTGCAGAGCCAGGTGCAGACCCTGCAGAACTTCGGCACGCGCCACTCGCAGTACGCCGGCGGCCTGAACGCCTCGCTCTGGATCCGCGACCAGTTCCTCAGCTACGGCTACACGGACGTCACCTTCCACAACTACAACAGCTGGAACGACAACGTGGTCTGCGTCAAGCCGGGCGCGGTCTACCCGGATCGCTACGTCGTGATCGGCGGCCACTACGACTCGACCAACTTCAGCGGCGACAGCTACGCGCCGGGCGCGGACGACAACGCCACCGGCACGGTGGGCGTCCTGCAGGCGGCGAAGGCCATGGCCGGCCGCGAGTTCGAGTACACGGCGATCTTCAAAA
This DNA window, taken from bacterium, encodes the following:
- a CDS encoding M28 family peptidase, which translates into the protein MRKRLLACLALLCLTASLASAAGTGRQLVRIAGAGETGPALVDREVFLVAELPAADGYLAFVDAAELAQLRAWGRAVEVLDPSDDGSREYLIAYRHAPGAAHTAHPDPAGARVLLDAAQYRLLSVPAGDLALTPSCLPDIQRVFRRPLRFARSPWTEAAPLRDVDPVITAMVAGVVQSELQSQVQTLQNFGTRHSQYAGGLNASLWIRDQFLSYGYTDVTFHNYNSWNDNVVCVKPGAVYPDRYVVIGGHYDSTNFSGDSYAPGADDNATGTVGVLQAAKAMAGREFEYTAIFK